In Phocoena sinus isolate mPhoSin1 chromosome X, mPhoSin1.pri, whole genome shotgun sequence, a genomic segment contains:
- the LOC116747189 gene encoding LOW QUALITY PROTEIN: olfactory receptor 13H1-like (The sequence of the model RefSeq protein was modified relative to this genomic sequence to represent the inferred CDS: inserted 2 bases in 1 codon; deleted 1 base in 1 codon; substituted 1 base at 1 genomic stop codon), translating to MAMDNATAVFEFLLIGISNYPEWRVTFFTLVLITYLRTLLGNGLIIFLIHIDPHLHTPMYFFLSNLSFLDLCYGTVSMPQALVHCFSTHPYLSYPDCLTQISVSLVLATAECLLLAVMAYDCVVTISNPLHYSVVMNGSVCVWLAATSWGASLVLTAMLILSLQLHFCGANVINHFVCEILSLLKLACSDTSLNELMIFITSIFXLLLPFGLFLLSYVXIATAVLRIRSAQGRLKAFSTCGSHLTVVAIFYGAAISMYMKPQSKSSSDKDKFISVFYGALTPMLNPLIYSLRIKDVKGAMRKVTAKRA from the exons ATGGCCATGGACAACGCTACAGCAGTATTTGAGTTTCTTCTTATTGGAATCTCTAACTATCCTGAATGGAGAGTCACATTTTTCACATTGGTACTGATAACTTACCTCAGAACATTATTGGGGAATGGACTTATCATCTTTCTTATCCACATTGACCCCCACCTCCACACTCCAATGTACTTCTTCCTTAGTAATCTGTCTTTCTTAGACCTTTGCTATGGAACAGTCTCCATGCCCCAGGCCTTGGTGCATTGTTTCTCTACCCATCCCTACCTCTCTTACCCA GATTGTTTGACCCAAATAAGTGTCTCCTTGGTCTTGGCCACAGCAGAGTGCCTCCTGTTGGCTGTCATGGCCTATGATTGTGTGGTTACTATCAGCAATCCCCTGCACTATTCTGTGGTCATGAATGGCTCAGTGTGTGTTTGGCTGGCTGCTACCTCATGGGGGGCATCACTTGTGCTCACTGCCATGCTCATCTTATCCCTGCAACTTCATTTCTGTGGGGCTAATGTCATCAACCATTTTGTCTGTGAAATTCTCTCCCTTCTTAAGCTGGCTTGTTCTGATACCAGCCTCAATGAGCTTATGATCTTCATCACAAGTATTTT CCTGCTCCTACCCTTTgggctttttctcctttcctatgTCTGAATTGCCACTGCTGTTCTAAGGATTCGCTCAGCCCAGGGTAGGCTCAAGGCCTTTTCTACCTGTGGTTCTCATTTGACTGTGGTGGCAATCTTCTATGGGGCAGCcatttccatgtatatgaaaCCGCAGTCCAAGTCATCCTCTGACAAGGACAAGTTTATCTCAGTGTTTTATGGGGCTCTGACACCCATGCTGAACCCCCTAATATATAGCCTGAGGATTAAGGATGTTAAAGGGGCAATGAGGAAAGTTACGGCAAAAAGGGCATAA